DNA from Amorphoplanes friuliensis DSM 7358:
GGGGAGCTCGTAGAGGCGTACGCCCTCGGCGGGTGTCTCGATGGCCAGGGGCAGCACGTCGAACGCCTCACCCTTGCCCCGCCAGCCGAAACCCTGCAGCGCCTCGGTGAACTCCTTGTTGCGCGGGTCGCCCACGGAACTGCCGTCCTCGGTGCGGTAACCCGCGTACCGGATGAGTTGCTCGTTCCAGACCCTGGCGTACGGCTGACCCGGCAGCGCCGGCGCGAAGATGCTGATCACCGGGCGGATCGCACCGGTCCCACCGGCGGTGTTCAGGTGATGGACGAGCAGCGAGAAGATCTCGTCGGCGGTGCGGGCGCGGCGGCGGTCCAGCACCATCAGGCTGCGCCAGTACAGCCGCCCGATGCACCGGCTCGAGTTGCGCCACGCCATCTTCGCGCCGTACGAGAGCTCCTCCGTGGTGTGCACGTAACCGCCGGTCGCCGCGATCTGCGCGCGCACGATGGCCAGGCGGGGTTCGACGGGGCCGAGGCGCGGGTTCTCGACGTAACACTGCCGGAGGAAGTCCTCGGCCTCACCCGGATCGACCGGAGCGATCGGATCCCATCGCTCGGTCGGATGGTCCCGGTACCCAGGAACGATCATCGGGTGTCCTCCCCACGTTGAGCTGAGGTGCCAGGGGAGGTTCGCACGACCCTATATGGGCACAAACGCACATGTTGTGCGACGAAGGGGCAGCCACCTCGCGGTGACTGCCCCTTTATGCCGTTTTCGGGCGTTTACTCGCCAGGCGTGGACTTGGCGATCTGCATCAGGAACTCGATGTTCGTCCGGGACTGCTTGAGCCGGTCGAGCAGGAGGTCCAGAGCGGCCGAGGACTCCAGCGAGCTCAGCACCTTGCGCAGCTTGTGGACGATCGCCAGCTCTTCCTTGCCGAGCAGGATCTCTTCCTTACGCGTACCCGACGGGTGGATGTCGATGGCCGGGAACGTACGCCGGTCCGCGATCTTCCGGTCGAGCTTGAGCTCCGCGTTGCCGGTGCCCTTGAACTCCTCGAAGATGACCGTGTCCATCATCGAGCCGGTCTCCACCAGCGCCGTCGCGAGAATGGTGAGCGAACCACCGTTCTCGATGTTGCGCGCCGCACCGAGGAACCGCTTCGGCGGGTAGAGCGCCGTCGAATCGATACCACCGGACATGATGCGGCCGGAGGCCGGAGCCGCCAGGTTGTACGACCGGCCGAGCCGCGTCACCGAGTCGAGCAGCACGACCACGTCGTGGCCCAGCTCGACCAGGCGCTTGGCCCGCTCGATCGCCAGCTCGGCGACCGTGGTGTGGTCCTGCGGCGGCCGGTCGAACGTGGCCGCGATGACCTCGCCCTTGACCGAGCGCTGCATGTCGGTGACCTCTTCGGGGCGCTCGTCGACAAGCACGACCATCAGGTGGCACTCGGGGTTGTTGTGGGTGATCGCGTTGGCGATCGCCTGCAGCACCATCGTCTTACCGGCCTTCGGCGGCGAGACGATCAGGGCGCGCTGGCCCTTGCCGAGCGGCATGACCAGGTCGATGACCCGCGTGGTGAGGATGTGCGCCTCGGTCTCGAGACGCAGCCTCTCCTGCGGGTACAGCGGGGTCAGCTTGTAGAACTCGGGACGCCGGCGGGCCTCCTCGGGCTCCATGCCGTTGATGGTGTCCAGCCGGACCAGCGGGTTGTACTTGTCGCGGCGCTGGTCGCCACTGCCCTCGTTGCGCGGGGCCGCCCGCACGGCGCCGGTGACCGCGTCACCGCGGCGCAGCCCGTGCTTCTTGACCTGCGACATCGAGACGTAGACGTCGTTGGGGCCGGAGAGGTAACCCGTCGTGCGGACGAACGCGTAGTTGTCCAGCACGTCGAGGATGCCTGCCACCGGCACGAGGACGTCGTCGTCGTTGACGTGGGGCTCGCGGCCACCGTCGCGGCCACTGTCGCGCCCGCCCTCACGGCCGCCGTCGCGGCCACCACCGCCACCGGCCTCGCCGTCACGGTCGCGGCCACGGCGGCGGTCACGGAACCGGCTGCGCCGGCTGCGCCGACCGCCCTCGCCGTTGTCGCCGTCCTCGTCGTCGTTGCTGTCGTTGCGCGGACCGTTGTCGTTGCGCGGCGCGTTGTCATTGCGGGGCGCGTTGTCGTTCCGCGGACCGTTGTCGTTCCGGGGCCCGTTGTCGTTCCGCGGGCCGTTCTCGGTGCGCGGGCCGCGGTCGTTGCGCTCGCCACGATCGGGGCGATCCCCGCGATCGTTCCGGTCGTTGCGCTCGCCGCCCTCGGACCGCGGGTTGCGCTGACGGTCCCGGTTGCGCTCGCCACGCTCGGGCCGGTCACCGCGATCGGTCCGCTCGGTGCGCTCGCCGTCGCCCTGGCCGTCGGCCGGAGCGTTGTCACGGTTCTGATCGCGGCGGCTGCGGCGGCCGGACTCACCCTCGGTCGCGGGCTGCTCGGTCGTCGCGGGAGCCGCGGACCGGTCAGCGACGCTCGGGGCGGCCTCGGCCACAGGGGCCTGAGCAGCCGGAGCCTGAGCCTGGACGGCCGGGGCCTGAGCAGCCTCGGGCTGGGCAGCGGAAGCCTGAACAGCCGGGGCCTGCACTGCAGCGGCCTGCGCCGGCGGGGCCTTCGCCACGGGGGCGGCGACCGGCGGAGCCGTCACGGGCTCGACAACTGCCGCAGCAGCGGCGGAGCCGTTCGTGCTGCGCGTACGGGGGGTGCTCTTGGCGGGCGCGGCCGGAGCCCCGCCGTTCTGACGCTCCGAGATGGCGGTGATGAGCTCGCCCTTGCGCATCCGCGCGGTGCCGGAGATGCCGAGGGACGCGGCGAGACTCTGCAACTCGGGCAGCAGCATCGCCGACAGCCCGGTGCCGCCACGACGACGCTTGGTGACAGCCGCGGTGGTGGCGCCGTCGTCAGCGACGTCAGAAACACCCGACGTCACGTCGGTGGTGTCGCTCAATGGATTCCTTCCGTCGAAAAAGCCAAGTCCACCCGGGTCTGCAGCCTG
Protein-coding regions in this window:
- a CDS encoding nitric oxide synthase oxygenase; amino-acid sequence: MIVPGYRDHPTERWDPIAPVDPGEAEDFLRQCYVENPRLGPVEPRLAIVRAQIAATGGYVHTTEELSYGAKMAWRNSSRCIGRLYWRSLMVLDRRRARTADEIFSLLVHHLNTAGGTGAIRPVISIFAPALPGQPYARVWNEQLIRYAGYRTEDGSSVGDPRNKEFTEALQGFGWRGKGEAFDVLPLAIETPAEGVRLYELPERAIHEVPLTHPEFGWFAELGLRWHAVPAISNMRLTIGGVQYPLAPFNGWYMGTEIGARNLADEDRYNMVPIVAARMGLDTSRESTLWRDRALIELNRAVLHSFEQAGMKITDHHTESQRFITHLRNEEKAGRRVPADWTWIVPPVSGGITPVFHRYYDELDLRPNFYLDPEAQSLSRSGCSYTG
- the rho gene encoding transcription termination factor Rho; protein product: MSDTTDVTSGVSDVADDGATTAAVTKRRRGGTGLSAMLLPELQSLAASLGISGTARMRKGELITAISERQNGGAPAAPAKSTPRTRSTNGSAAAAAVVEPVTAPPVAAPVAKAPPAQAAAVQAPAVQASAAQPEAAQAPAVQAQAPAAQAPVAEAAPSVADRSAAPATTEQPATEGESGRRSRRDQNRDNAPADGQGDGERTERTDRGDRPERGERNRDRQRNPRSEGGERNDRNDRGDRPDRGERNDRGPRTENGPRNDNGPRNDNGPRNDNAPRNDNAPRNDNGPRNDSNDDEDGDNGEGGRRSRRSRFRDRRRGRDRDGEAGGGGGRDGGREGGRDSGRDGGREPHVNDDDVLVPVAGILDVLDNYAFVRTTGYLSGPNDVYVSMSQVKKHGLRRGDAVTGAVRAAPRNEGSGDQRRDKYNPLVRLDTINGMEPEEARRRPEFYKLTPLYPQERLRLETEAHILTTRVIDLVMPLGKGQRALIVSPPKAGKTMVLQAIANAITHNNPECHLMVVLVDERPEEVTDMQRSVKGEVIAATFDRPPQDHTTVAELAIERAKRLVELGHDVVVLLDSVTRLGRSYNLAAPASGRIMSGGIDSTALYPPKRFLGAARNIENGGSLTILATALVETGSMMDTVIFEEFKGTGNAELKLDRKIADRRTFPAIDIHPSGTRKEEILLGKEELAIVHKLRKVLSSLESSAALDLLLDRLKQSRTNIEFLMQIAKSTPGE